The nucleotide window CGTACGGAGAGAAGGAAGTGTGCAGAAATCTGGAATTCACCCTGAGAAGAGGGGAACGGATGGTGCTGGCAGGCGGAAACGGATGCGGGAAATCCACGGTGCTGAAGGCGGTTTTGTCTCAGGCGGCCGCCGGGGAGCATGTGGAAGCCCGCTTGGCGGGAGACGGCCTGCGGGTGGTTCGGGGAAACATTGAGACAGCTCCGGGGCTTAAGATTTCCTGGGTGCCTCAGGATACCTCCTTTTTATCCGGAAGTCTGGATGATTATATTTACAGCTGCGGCTGCGACGGGCAGCTAATGAAAATGCTGCTGCGGAAGCTGGATTTCTCCCGGGAACAATTTGAGAAGCCCATGGAGGAATACAGCGAAGGGCAGAGGAAAAAGGTGCTGCTAGCCAGAAGTCTCGGGGAGCGGGCCCATCTTTACATCTGGGATGAACCGCTTAATTATATCGATGTTTTTTCCAGAATGCAGATAGAGGACCTTTTGGAGGAATCCGATCTTTCCCTTCTTTTTGTGGAGCATGACAGCGCATTTTCAGAAAAGATTTCCAGGGGCTGTAAGTATTGTATATCGGCCTGTTTTTCAGTATAATGATAGAAAAGAAGAAAAAGAGAGGTAACGAATGATGACAGGTCAAGTTTTGGAACGGGGCGCGGGTATCCTGCTTCCCGTCAGCGGTCTCCCGTCCCCATATGGAATCGGGACCTTTGGCCGCGCGGCCTATGATTTTATAGATTTTTTGAAGCGGGCGGGCCAGAAATACTGGCAGGTCCTGCCTGTGGGCCCTACGAGCTATGGAGACAGCCCTTATCAGTCCTTTTCTGCTTTTGCGGGGAATCCCTATTTTGTCGACCTGGATTTTCTGACGGAAGAGGGGCTGCTGCAAAGGGACTATGTGGAGAGCTTTTCCTGGGGAGACCAGGAATCCTATGTATCTTATGAGACCGTATACCGGAACCGGTTTCAAGTCCTCCGGACAGCCGCGAAGAACAGCCGGCACCGGGAACAGCCGGATTTTCAGGCCTTTGAACAGAAAAATGCCTATTGGCTCCGGGATTACTGTCTGTTTATGGCGTGCAAGGAGTATTTTGGCGGCATAGAATGGCTGAAATGGGAGGAAGACATTCGTTTTCGCAGGCCGGAGGCGGTGGAGAAGTATGAGAAGCTTTTGGAAGAGGATATGGATTTTTGGGCTTTCTGCCAGTATAAATTTTTCTGCCAATGGAAGAAACTGAGGGAGTACGCGGCGGAGAGAGGGATTCGGATCATAGGAGATATTCCCATATATGCCGCCATGGACAGCGCGGATGTTTGGACTCATCCAGGGCTTTTTCAGCTGGATGAGAATCTGATGCCGAAGTTCATTGCCGGGGTGCCGCCCGATGCGTTCAGCGATACGGGGCAGCTTTGGGGGAATCCGCTTTATGACTGGGATGCCATGGAAAAAGAGGATTTTGAGTGGTGGCGCAGGAGAGTCCTTTCCTCCCAGGAGCTGTATGACGCGGTGAGAATCGATCATTTTATTGGAATCACCAGATACTATGCCGTGCCCGGAGGCGCGAAGGACAGTGTCCATGGCACTTATATGGATGGTCCTGGAAAAAAACTGACCGATGTCATCAATGAGACAGCGGAAAACCTGTATATCATTGCGGAGGATCTGGGAATCGTGACGCCGGCGGTGAGGAAATTGCTGGAGGATAACCATTATCCGGGCATGAAGGTAATCGCCTTTGGCTTTGATGGAAATCCGGCCAATGAGCATCTTCCCCATAATTACAAAGAGACGAACTGTATCGCCTACGGCGGGACTCATGACAATGAGACACTGGCGGGCCTGTTCTGCGACAAGTCGGATGAAGTGCTTGGTTATTTATTTGACCTGATCGGGACCAGAGACCGGGAAAAGATCGTGGAGGAGCTGTTCCGGCTCGCGTACGGAAGCGTTGCCAATGTGGTGATATTCCAGGCCCAGGATGTGCTGAAGCTGGATAATTCCGCCCGCATGAACTTTCCGTCCACTTTGGGAAACAATTGGAAATGGCGTCTGCGGAAGGGCCAGCTGGGTCAAAGGGAATCGGACTGGCTGGGCCATCTGGTGCACGTATATAACAGGTATTGAAACAGCCCTGCAGAGGACGGGTTCGCGGCGTCTGCCGGAAAGAGAAGGAGGAATGCATATGGCCAGATCGATGAATCAAAAACTGAAAGTGTTGTACATTATAAAGCTGCTTGCGGGGACGGATGCGTCCCATGTGGTGACAATGAATGAGATTCTCGAAGAGCTTCGAAGCCATGGCATTTCCGCGGAGAGGAAGAGCATTTATGATGATCTGGACGCACTTCGGACTTTCGGCTTTGAGGTGGTCAGCAGGAGAGAGCGGCCGGCCGGCTATTATCTAAAGAACGCCGGCAGTATTGCCGGGCTGCTGGCTGTACCCGGCATTTTGCCCGGTTTGCCGGCTGACCAGAAAAA belongs to Qiania dongpingensis and includes:
- the malQ gene encoding 4-alpha-glucanotransferase, whose amino-acid sequence is MMTGQVLERGAGILLPVSGLPSPYGIGTFGRAAYDFIDFLKRAGQKYWQVLPVGPTSYGDSPYQSFSAFAGNPYFVDLDFLTEEGLLQRDYVESFSWGDQESYVSYETVYRNRFQVLRTAAKNSRHREQPDFQAFEQKNAYWLRDYCLFMACKEYFGGIEWLKWEEDIRFRRPEAVEKYEKLLEEDMDFWAFCQYKFFCQWKKLREYAAERGIRIIGDIPIYAAMDSADVWTHPGLFQLDENLMPKFIAGVPPDAFSDTGQLWGNPLYDWDAMEKEDFEWWRRRVLSSQELYDAVRIDHFIGITRYYAVPGGAKDSVHGTYMDGPGKKLTDVINETAENLYIIAEDLGIVTPAVRKLLEDNHYPGMKVIAFGFDGNPANEHLPHNYKETNCIAYGGTHDNETLAGLFCDKSDEVLGYLFDLIGTRDREKIVEELFRLAYGSVANVVIFQAQDVLKLDNSARMNFPSTLGNNWKWRLRKGQLGQRESDWLGHLVHVYNRY